In the genome of Limnobaculum zhutongyuii, one region contains:
- a CDS encoding (R)-mandelonitrile lyase, whose protein sequence is MSLLTTSAIILSMLTSTAFAELERKMKITPAGSQPSQPGSENYFTGRVRIDAPFQGTEPARIGGATVTFEPGARTAWHTHPLGQTLIVTQGRGWVQEWGSEIREINQGDIVWIPEGVKHWHGATPDTAMTHIAIAESLNGSVVEWMEQVTHQQYSK, encoded by the coding sequence ATGTCGTTATTAACTACCTCCGCCATCATCTTATCCATGCTGACATCAACCGCTTTTGCTGAACTGGAGAGAAAAATGAAAATTACACCTGCCGGCTCCCAGCCTTCACAGCCGGGTTCAGAAAATTATTTTACCGGAAGAGTGCGCATTGATGCGCCATTTCAGGGTACAGAGCCCGCCCGTATCGGGGGTGCAACAGTGACCTTTGAACCCGGAGCACGTACGGCCTGGCATACGCACCCGTTAGGGCAAACCCTGATTGTCACTCAGGGACGTGGTTGGGTACAGGAATGGGGTAGTGAAATCCGGGAGATAAATCAGGGTGATATCGTCTGGATCCCCGAGGGGGTTAAACACTGGCACGGTGCAACCCCCGACACTGCAATGACCCATATTGCCATCGCAGAATCCCTGAACGGCAGCGTCGTTGAGTGGATGGAACAGGTTACTCATCAGCAATACAGTAAATAA